GGTCTGCCCTCCCCCGACGGCCCCCGCCTCGCCCGCGCCGGACACGCCGACCTCGCCCTGGACGACCGCGCGGCGCTGCTCGGGCTGACCCCGCTGCTCGGAAACCGCGCCGTGCGCGCCGGCTTCTGGCGGGCGCACGAGCGCCTCCTCACCACCGACGACGAGCCGTTCGCCGCCCTCGTCGCCCTGCTGCTCGCCGACCGCGTCGCCTGCCTGCCCCAGCCGGCGTTCGAGGACCGCCGGCTGCGCGCCGAGAGCCTCCCACCGGTCACGCCGGAGCAGCGGTACGCCCTGGTCGACCGCTACGAGACGCTGCTCGGCCTCGCCGCCGACCGCCCGGCCGTCCGCGGCACCCTGTACGACCTGATGGTCCGCGACTGCCTGCGCACCTTCGCCCGCGCCGGAATGCCGGACGACGTGGCGCGGGAGTTCTTCCGCCGGGCGTCGTCGGCCGCCCGGCGCCTGCGCCCCGACGGCCACCGGAGCCCGTCCGGGCTCGAAGGCGTACGCCGGTCGCTGCTGATCGACGGCGCGTACACGAAGTACCGCGCCCTCCAGGCCGCCAACCACACGCGCCGCAGGGTGCGGTCGGCGGTGCGCACCGGCGGGCGCCTGGCCGGCGACCGGGTGCGCTCCCTCCAGTACCGCAGGGCACTGGCCCGCCCGATCGACCCGCACCTCGCCGTCTTCTCGGCCTACTGGGCCCGCGGCGTGGCCTGCAACCCGGCCGCGATAGCCGCCGAGCTGGCCGAACTCGCCCCGAACGTCCACCCGGTGTGGGTGGTCACGGCGGCGAACGCGGCGCTGCTGCCGCCCGGCACCGACCACGTCGTCCCCGGCACCCGCCGCTACTGGGAGGTGCTGGCCCGCGCCAAGTACCTCGTCAACAACGTCAACTTCCCGGACTCGGTGGTCAAACGCCCCGGCACCGTCCACCTCCAGACCCACCACGGCACCCCGCTCAAGCGCATGGGCCTGGACCAGATGCCGTACCCCGCCGCCGCCCGGGGCCTGGACTTCCCGGCGCTGCTGGAGCGCGTCGACCGGTGGGACTACAGCGTCTCCGCCAACGGCCACACGACCCGCATGTGGCAACGGGCCTACCCGTCCCGCCACGTCTCCCTCGACCACGGCTATCCGCGCAACGACGTCTACTACACGGCCGGCGCCGCCGAGGTCCGCGCGGTCCGCGAGCGCCTGGGCATCCCGCCCGGCCGCAGGGCGATCCTCTACGCGCCCACCCACCGCGACTACGAGGCGGGCTGGACCCCGCGCCTCGACCTCGCGGCACTGGCGGCCGACCTCGGCGAGGAAACGGTCCTGCTGGTCCGCGCCCACTACTTCTACGAGGGCGCGTCCACCCCGTCCGCCCCGCTGGCCGGCCTGCGCCGCACCGGCCGCCTCATCGACGTCTCCTCCTACGAACCCGTCGAGGAACTGTGCCTGGCCGCCGACGCGCTGGTCACGGACTACTCGTCGATCATGTTCGACTACGCCAACCTGGACCGCCCGATCGTCATCCACGCCGACGACTGGGAGACGTACCGCACCACCCGCGGCGTCTACTTCGACCTGATGGCCGAGGCACCCGGCCCGGTCGCCCGCGGCCAGGCCGAACTGACGGAGATCCTCACCACCGACGCCTGGCACGACGAGCGCGCGGCCAAGGCACGGACCGCCTTCCGGCGCCGGTTCTGCGAGTACGACGACGGCCGCGCCGCCGAACGCGTCGTCCGCCGGGTCTTCCTCGGCCAGGACGAACGCACGCTGCCCCCGGTCCTGCCGATCGAGGAGCGCACCCCGGCGCCGAGCCCCGAGGAGGCCAACGCGTCATGAGAGCCGCCACCAGAGCCGCCACGAGTCCCGCCACCGCCCCGGCCGCGGGCCTGCCGTCCGCGCCCTCGTCCGCGGAGGCCCCGGACGTCACCGTCACGGTCATCGTCTACAACGACGCCGAGCGCCTCCCGCGCGCGGTCGCGTCCGTGCTGCGCCAGACCCACGCGAACATCGAGGTCGTCATCAGCGACGACCACTCGACCGACGCGACCCCCGAGGTGGCCCGCGCGCTGGCGGCCCGCGACCCGCGCGTCGTGTACCTGCGCCTGCCGGAGAACAGCGGCGGGTGCAGCGTGCCGCGCAACCGCGCCCTGGAGATCGCGCGGGCGCCGTACCTGATGTTCCTGGACAGCGACGACGAACTCCCCGAGCGCGCCGTCGAGACCCTGCTCGCCGCCCACCTCGAACGTGACCTCGACTTCGCGATGGGCGCGGTACACCGGATACGCGTGGACGGCGGACGCCGCACCACCTGGATGCCGCACCTGGTCGCCGAACGCCGCACCCTGGACGGCATCGAGGCCGATCCGCGGCTGCTCTTCGAACACCTGTCGACCAGCAAGATGTACGCCCGCGCCTTCCTCGACCGGCACGGCCTGCGCTTCCCCGAGGGCATCCACTACGAGGACCAGCTCTTCTCGGCGCAGGCGTACTGCCTGGCCAGGACGTTCACCGTCGTCCCCGAACCGGTCTACCGCTGGTACGTCGCCCCGTACGCCGCCTCCGAGACGGCCTCCATCTCCAACCAGCGGCACCTGCTCAGCAACGTCCGCGACCGCGTCCACGTCCAGCGCCTCATCGACGCGTTCCTGACCGGGAGCGGCCACGAGTCACTGCGCGAGGACAAGGATTTCAAGTTCCTCAAGCACGACTTCCGCATGTACGCCGGCGACCTCCCGTACCGGGACGACGCCTGGCTCGCGTCCTTCGCCGACCTCGTGACGCCCTACCTCGACACGCTCGCCGAGGGCGCCTACGCGCGCCTGCCCCGCGCCGAACGGGTGGTCCTGCGACTGCTCCGCGACCGGCGCCTGTCCGACGTACGCGTGGCGGCGCGGGGCCTCGGTCACGCCGTCGCCCCGCGCCGGGTGACGCCGGACGAGGAGAGCGGCCGGACCTACTGGGGCGAGGAGGTCCCGGGGTCGGCCGAGGCCCGCCACGAGCTGGACCTGACGGACCTGGAGCTGGACACCCGCCCGTTCTTCACCGCCCTGCTCCGGCACGAGATCACGGACCTCGCGCGCGGCCCCGGTGCGTCGATCGACCTCACGGTCCGCACCTACGACCCCGCGCTGCGCCTCCCGGTCGGCCCGCAGCGTGCCACCCTGCACCTCTCACCGGGCCACCGGCGCCTGACGGTCCCCTTCCGCCTCTCCCCGGTCCGCCCCGGCGTCTTCGAGGGCCGCGTCCGCCTCGACCTCGCGGCGGCCCGCCTCCCCCTGCACGGCTTCGAGGGGCTGCGCCACCCCGTACTCCGGCTGCGCCACGAGGGCCGCGTCCACACCGGCATCCTCCTGGCCCCGCTGCACTTCCCGGCCCTCACCGCCCGCGTCCCGTACCACGCCGGCACCACCCCCCACCGGGTCACGGTGGGACCGGAGGGCCACAACCCGGGCCGCCTCCAGGTCCACTGGCAGCCGGTGGGCACCACGGCGACCATCCTCCACCCGGCCGCCCGCCACCTCTCCACCCCCCGAACCCGCCGAGCGGCCCGCCTCGCGGCAAACATCCTCCACTGACCCCCGAGCCGGCGGGCAGTCGTACCGCGCTCAGGTGCGGGCAGTGCCGCTGGGGCGGCACGGGTGGGCGCAGCGGCACCCCGCCACGCCGGGCCGCGACACCCACCCCCGCCCAGCCCGCACGCCGGTCACCGGTCACCCGGTCAGCTCACGCCCGCACCCACACCCACTCACCGTCACTGCACCACCGCGTACAACACCCACCCATCCGGCCCCCGCCGAACCACCCGCAACCCCTCATCGCCCCGAACCCCGACCCCCCTGTCAACAACCCACCGCACGCCGTACTCCCGCTCGATCCCCCTCCGCACACTCCCCGACACCCCCTCCACCCCCTCCGAGAAATACCTCCGCACCGCCCCCACCCGCTCCCCCTCGTCATCGAGGAAGAAGTCGGTGTACCCCGGCGCCACCGTGTACGCCCCGGTCGCCGGAATCCGCCGGGACGGAAACTCCCTCGCCATGACCACGTCCCCGTACCCCACCCACCGCGTGATCCAGCCGAACCCCTCCCACGGCTCCCGGTACTTCTCCGCCACCACCCCCGGCAACGCCCCTGGCCCGACCGCGTACCCCAGCACCCCCACCTGCCCCCAGACCCCCACCACCAGCGCCACCCCCAACACCCCCGCCCACACCCACCGCACCGCCCGCCGCCCGGACTCCCCCACCTCCACCGCCACCGCGAGCTGCGCCGGAATCACCGCCGCGGGCAGCACCCGCCCCCACGACCAGTGCCCGGTCACCCCGCCCGCCACGACCACCACCAGCCCCAGCGCGAAGAACAGCACCAGCACGTCCCGCCGGTCCCGCCGCCACCGCACCACCAGCGCGGCCACCCCCACCAGCACCAGCCAGTACCGCGCCCACAGGTCCCGGTACAGCGACCGGTGCACCTCGTCCATCCCGTCCCCGGCGCCGAAGAGCGCGAAGAAGTCGTAGTACGGCCAGACCCCCAGCACGACCACCCCCAGCGCCAGCGCCCCCGCCACCCGCGCCCACACCCGTCGCCCGGCATGCCGCGTCCCGACCACGACGGCTAGCGCGCCCAACGACGCGACGATCCCGGAGTACTGATGGACCAGCAGGATCACGGCCCACAGCACCCCGCACCCCAGCCAGCTCCCCCACCCGTCCGCCCGTGCGAGCCACGCCCACAGGTGAAACGCCAGCCCGAGGGCGAACACACTCGGGTACGCCACCGTCAACGCGAGGGAGTGCAGCCCGAGGAAGCCGCTCCAGCTGAACTCGGTCGTCCCCCACAGCAGCACCAGGCACAGCAGCGCCAGCGGGGGCACCACCGGGCGCGCACTCAGCGTGCGGGCGTACCGCCACACCCCCGTGACCAGCACCGCGAGGGCCACCACCGCCCCGATCCGCAGCACGGTGAAGACGGAGAACCCGCTCACCCCGGCCACCCAGCCCAGCGGCACCGTCCACGGCGTGTAGTACGGGCTCGGCGTGTCCGCGTCGACCAGCGGGTTGCCGGGGTGGAGGAGGTCGTGCCGCAGGCGTTCGAGAGTGGCGGCGTGCATGCCCAGGTCACCGATCCAGGGCAGCCGGACCACCACCAGGACCAGCAGCAGGAGGACGAGGGCCGCCCCCGCTCGCGGCAGCGCGGTGCGCGTCAATGCGGAACGCCCGGTCACGCGATCACTTTATCCGCACAAGGCGCCTGAATAGGACATGAACCAGGCATAAAGGCGCCCCGAGCCATCAAGACCCGGGGCGCCCGCCAAGCCCTGTTCGGGCGGCTACGCCGTCACGCGTGCGTACGCAGTAGCGTCCGCATCGTCCGCATCGCCACCGAGAGGTTGGACAGGTCGAACGCGTCCGAACCCTGGATCTCCTCCAGCGTGGTCCGCGCCCGGCCGAGGATCGCCGCGTTCTTCTGCTCCCACGCCTTGAACCGCTGCTCCGGCGTGGACGTGCCGTTGCCCGCCGCCAGGACGTCGGCGGTGAGCGAGGCGTGGGCCGCGTACAGGTCCTCGCGGATCGCCGCGCGGGCCATGGACTGCCAGCGGTCGGTGCGGGGCAGATCGCTGATCCGGTCCATCAGCTGGGTGACACCCAGCCGGTCGGCGAGGTCGTAGTACACATCGGCGACCTCCAGCGGCTCCTTGCCCATGCGGTCGGCCACCGACACGATGTCCAGCGTCGGGAAGGCCGAGGAGAACCCGGCCACCCGGGTGGCCGCCTCGTCCGGGACGCCGGCGTCGGTCAGCTCGTCGAAGATGCGCTGGTACCACTCCGCGTCGGCGCCGCGCAGCAGCTTCGGCAGCTGCGACCAGACCTGCTCGACGCGCTCGGCGAAGAACTCCACCGTCTCGGCCAGCTCCAGCGGCTGCGGCCGGTTGTTGAGCAGCCAGCGGGTGCCGCGCTCGACCAGGCGGCGCGAGTGCAGCCGGATCCGGGTCTGCACCGCGGCGTCGACCTTGGTGTCCAGGGCCTCCACCGCGTCCCACACCGGGGCGGAGCGGAAGATCGCCCGGGCCGCGGTCTGCGCCCGCACGATCTCCTCCAGCGACGCGCCGGTCTCCTCGCGCATCCGGTGCAGGTACGTCGTACCGCCCGTGTTGACCGTGTCGTTGACCAGGACGGTCGTCGTGATCTCCCGGCGCAGCGGGTGGCTGTCGATCCGCTCGAGGAACTGCTCGCGCAGCGCCGTCGGGAAGTAGGCGTGCAGCAGGCCCTTGAGGTACGGGTCGTCGGGCAGCGAGGTGTGCAGCAGCTCCTCGGCGACCGTGATCTTCGTGTACGCCAGCAGCACGGCCGTCTCCGGGCCGGTCAGGCCCTGGCCGCTCTGGAGGCGCTCGCGGATCTGGCGGTCGGTGGGCAGGAACTCCAGCGCCCGGTCGAGACGCCCGTCCCGGACCAGGTGGCGCATGAAGCGCTGCTGGGCGTGGAGCATGTCGTTGGACTGGGCGAGCGCGTTGGCGATCGCCGTGTTCTGCGCGTAGTTGTTGCGCAGGACCAGCGTGCCGACCTCGTCGGTCATCTGGGCGAGCAGCTTGTTGCGCTGCTTGACCGTCATGTCACCGTCCTTGACCAGGCCGGTGAGCAGGATCTTGATGTTCACCTCGTGGTCGGAGGTGTCCACGCCCGCGCTGTTGTCGATGGCGTCGGTGTTGATCTTGCCGCCGGTGCGGGCGAACTCGATCCGGCCCAGCTGGGTCAGGCCCAGGTTGCCGCCCTCGCCGACGACCTGGGCGCGCAGGTCGCCGCCGTCGACGCGGATGGCGTCGTTGGCCTTGTCGCCGACGTCCGCGTTGGACTCCGTGGAGGCCTTGACGTAGGTGCCGATGCCGCCGTTCCACAGCAGGTCCACCGGGGCCGAGAGGATCGCCTTCATCAGGTCGGCCGGGGTCATCTTGGTGACGCGGGCCTCGATGCCGAGGGCCTCGCGCAGGTGCGCGTTGACCGGGATCGACTTGGCGGTGCGCGGGAAGATGCCGCCGCCGGCCGAGAGCAGCGCGGTGTCGTAGTCCTCCCACGACGAGCGCGGCAGGTCGAACAGGCGGCGGCGCTCGGCGTACGAGGTGGCCGCGTCCGGGTTCGGGTCGATGAAGATGTGCCGGTGGTCGAAGGCCGCGACCAGGCGGATGTGCTCGCTGAGCAGCATGCCGTTGCCGAACACGTCGCCGGACATGTCACCGATGCCGACGACCGTGAAGTCCTGGGTCTGGGTGTCCACGCCCAGCTCCAGGAAGTGCCGCTTGACGGACTCCCAGGCGCCGCGGGCGGTGATGCCCATGCCCTTGTGGTCGTAGCCCGCGGAGCCGCCGGAGGCGAAGGCGTCGCCGAGCCAGAAGTTGTAGGACTCGGCGACCTCGTTGGCGATGTCCGAGAACTTCGCGGTGCCCTTGTCGGCGGCGACGACGAGGTAGGTGTCGTCCTCGTCGTGCCGGACGACGTCCGCGGGGTGCACGACCTCGCCGGCCAC
The Streptomyces sp. NBC_01723 genome window above contains:
- a CDS encoding glycosyltransferase family 2 protein, giving the protein MRAATRAATSPATAPAAGLPSAPSSAEAPDVTVTVIVYNDAERLPRAVASVLRQTHANIEVVISDDHSTDATPEVARALAARDPRVVYLRLPENSGGCSVPRNRALEIARAPYLMFLDSDDELPERAVETLLAAHLERDLDFAMGAVHRIRVDGGRRTTWMPHLVAERRTLDGIEADPRLLFEHLSTSKMYARAFLDRHGLRFPEGIHYEDQLFSAQAYCLARTFTVVPEPVYRWYVAPYAASETASISNQRHLLSNVRDRVHVQRLIDAFLTGSGHESLREDKDFKFLKHDFRMYAGDLPYRDDAWLASFADLVTPYLDTLAEGAYARLPRAERVVLRLLRDRRLSDVRVAARGLGHAVAPRRVTPDEESGRTYWGEEVPGSAEARHELDLTDLELDTRPFFTALLRHEITDLARGPGASIDLTVRTYDPALRLPVGPQRATLHLSPGHRRLTVPFRLSPVRPGVFEGRVRLDLAAARLPLHGFEGLRHPVLRLRHEGRVHTGILLAPLHFPALTARVPYHAGTTPHRVTVGPEGHNPGRLQVHWQPVGTTATILHPAARHLSTPRTRRAARLAANILH
- a CDS encoding CDP-glycerol glycerophosphotransferase family protein — encoded protein: MPETPDLSVVVHGPNVQDHLPALLDSLAAHPLTGVEVIVAAVGDWARETAEGHTPAFTVLPLPDGARDSAARAAGAARAQGRWLHFVHAKDGLPPGAPRTVAQHAADLPDTVDVLLFDHVRSTWRASGLPSPDGPRLARAGHADLALDDRAALLGLTPLLGNRAVRAGFWRAHERLLTTDDEPFAALVALLLADRVACLPQPAFEDRRLRAESLPPVTPEQRYALVDRYETLLGLAADRPAVRGTLYDLMVRDCLRTFARAGMPDDVAREFFRRASSAARRLRPDGHRSPSGLEGVRRSLLIDGAYTKYRALQAANHTRRRVRSAVRTGGRLAGDRVRSLQYRRALARPIDPHLAVFSAYWARGVACNPAAIAAELAELAPNVHPVWVVTAANAALLPPGTDHVVPGTRRYWEVLARAKYLVNNVNFPDSVVKRPGTVHLQTHHGTPLKRMGLDQMPYPAAARGLDFPALLERVDRWDYSVSANGHTTRMWQRAYPSRHVSLDHGYPRNDVYYTAGAAEVRAVRERLGIPPGRRAILYAPTHRDYEAGWTPRLDLAALAADLGEETVLLVRAHYFYEGASTPSAPLAGLRRTGRLIDVSSYEPVEELCLAADALVTDYSSIMFDYANLDRPIVIHADDWETYRTTRGVYFDLMAEAPGPVARGQAELTEILTTDAWHDERAAKARTAFRRRFCEYDDGRAAERVVRRVFLGQDERTLPPVLPIEERTPAPSPEEANAS